The region AACGCTTTCCTTTTCTCAACAGCCGATTCTCCTCACAAAACACTAATCACCATTCGCTACGGTTCGCAGGCACCTTTATTCATACTCTTCCTGACGTACATCAGCGAATGGAAATACTGCaggatggctggatggatcaTGTATGAGCCGCTGTCGATGTTAAGAGTGCTGCGAACCGCGCTTTTTCCATCATTACGTACAACACTAGAACGCTCCGATTCTTCGCTCGTCACTTAGTTGCCACTCTTGTACTCGCGGACGTGCGACACCACCCAGATCGGGTAGGCGAGCACTCCACCGAAGATGGCCAGTCCGTGGGCGGCCTTTTCCTGTTGAGAGAAGTGAAGGTTACGTAATGTTTGCAATGCCGAAAACAACGATTGATTCGCTGCAGAAGGGATACACCCGATCCGGTCATTCCCGAGAATGCACCGTCCGTCTGGCGGATGGCCCGGGTCGTTGAAAGGATATCACTTACCCCGATGGAAACGCGAACCTGCGGCAGGTTGCTGGATACCGAGAAGTACGTGCGGCGCTGCAGGGCCTGGGCAGCCGCGGTGGCCAATCGTGGAACGGTGGCGTTGGCAATCATCTTCGTCCTCGATTTGTTGCTGAACGGATGCGGGTTTCAATCTATCGGATGGGCAAATCGGTTTGAAAAGGGGATACTacaaaaatttgcaaaatattCGGGGAGCAATCTTACCAAAGCACAAGGCGCGGACAAAGTGTATTCAAGAAACAGgcgaaaaagagaggcaagagagaaagcgagaaggcAAAGCACTTTACTCGCCGCCATGTTG is a window of Anopheles aquasalis chromosome 2, idAnoAquaMG_Q_19, whole genome shotgun sequence DNA encoding:
- the LOC126570059 gene encoding uncharacterized protein LOC126570059; this encodes MIANATVPRLATAAAQALQRRTYFSVSSNLPQVRVSIGEKAAHGLAIFGGVLAYPIWVVSHVREYKSGN